A genomic stretch from Corvus cornix cornix isolate S_Up_H32 chromosome 7, ASM73873v5, whole genome shotgun sequence includes:
- the LRRFIP1 gene encoding leucine-rich repeat flightless-interacting protein 1 isoform X12: MGTPGAGRKRLPNRERLTAEDDALNQIAREAEARLAAKRAARAEAREIRMKELERQQKEIEERPEKDFEKGARTVSSLSAATLASLGGTSSRRGSGDTSISADTEASIREIKDSLAEVEEKYKKAMVSNAQLDNEKTNFMYQVDTLKDALLELEEQLAESRRQYEEKSKEFEREKHAHSILQFQFMEIKEALKQREEMLAKHGIIPDSDTATNGETSDILGNEGHLDSSRTVPGTTQALKTGGEGMLGKANEVEMKNEILEDVGKREILQNTEHEEHKEESEEEEVQTLHAAENAKAEQMVEERDTLPTVMLPESRFAEPAQSLTEPVSGSTSSNSDSDTDGLRKVTESLGTAVQQPESTEAEHHDLSTRTDENSELGSLQDHQIFETPQEMLCDSGTEQDLGEATLKQEEQEDLKSSHALSDNEMDEESDSTSESSELVSNQAGLPEGAVAGLLREEGNVESSTPEEPQHSEESADNKVANEEKFVDCTDGRSDKTAGDRTEEDEVENTVQGQPRETESVGLEGTESHERDVPAESLEKEGGEHQAFIQPASSEDSPSASPEEPSTEGKTEDESSTAEKDGQKEELMEELEECSGSTETGEQGVASVEAGDCIPEGKGSELQQAQPGTELVREVTIPETHLDLSPLDEKINESESDTGDEAGEGKESRTECVEDLNPKVEIQTSQCSEETAGGTEGEKNVPLEGEVQKVVKQVEGESEEESAVGVTVTTESKASKEIRKENEQEVELADHPGGEFASEEGANNSLAQKPVQDENVSEQVKLEEGANNSLAQKPVQDENVSEQVKLEEGANNSLAQKPVQDENVSEQVKLEEGANNSLAQKPVQDENVSEQVKLEEGANSSLAQKPVQDENVSEQVKLEEGANSSLAQKPVQDENVSEQVKLEEGANNYLAQKPVQGENISEQVELEDQAEESLEDDGDAFDFDDESNQILESNEKCDGEKADTQGEESDGANGAVGKTAHTDKAGEGTDKMETKDALTEGEVLQHKKDEPEETWCLQGEALGKTDKEADVEEEEIKVSDSSKVEKLQDQDVLEQDLQSAGIKRAESREDLQAGRKSKGRSRDDCTIS, from the exons ATTGAGGAAAGGCCAGAAAAAGACTTTGAGAAG GGAGCACGAACTGTCTCAAGTTTATCAGCAGCTACCTTGGCTTCTCTGGGCGGGACTTCTTCACGGAGAGGCAGTGGGGACACGTCCATCTCAGCTGACACAGAGGCATCCATCAGGGAAATCAAG GACTCTCTAGCTGAAGTTGAGGAGAAATACAAGAAGGCTATGGTGTCAAATGCTCAACTGGACAATGAGAAAACCAATTTCATGTACCAAGTGGACACCCTGAAGGATGCACTCTTAGAGTTagaggagcagctggcagaATCCAGGAGGCAATATGAAGAGAAAAGTAAA GAATTTGAGAGGGAGAAGCACGCTCATAGCATATTGCAGTTTCAGTTCATGGAAATCAAAGAGGCTttgaagcagagagaagaaatgcttGCA aaacatggaataaTCCCAGACTCTGATACAGCCACCAACGGGGAGACATCAGACATTCTGGGTAACGAAGGACACTTGGATTCTTCCCGAACTGTTCCAGGCACAACTCAGGCATTAAAGACAGGAGGGGAGGGGATGCTAG GCAAAGCCAATGAAGTGGagatgaaaaatgagattttggaGGAtgtggggaaaagagaaatcttGCAGAATACTGAGCATGAGGAACACAAAGAGGagtctgaggaggaggaagtaCAGACATTGCATGCTGCTGAAAATGCAAAGGCAGAACAAATGGTTGAAGAACGGGACACCCTGCCAACAGTGATGTTACCAGAGAGTAGGTTTGCAGAGCCAGCTCAAAGCCTCACAGAACCTGTGTCAGGGAGCACTTCTTCAAATAGTGATAGTGACACAGATGGCTTGAGAAAGGTCACAGAgtccctgggcacagcagtcCAGCAGCCTGAGAGTACAGAGGCTGAACACCATGACTTGAGTACAAGGACAGACGAGAACTCGGAGCTGGGCTCTCTGCAAGACCACCAGATTTTTGAGACTCCTCAGGAAATGCTTTGTGACTCAGGTACAGAGCAGGACCTGGGAGAAGCCACACTCAAGCAGGAAGAACAAGAGGATCTTAAAAGCAGCCATGCCCTGAGTGATAATGAAATGGATGAAGAATCTGACAGTACAAGTGAGAGCAGTGAGTTGGTTTCTAACCAGGCAGGGCTACCTGAGGGAGCAGTGGCAGGCTTGCTTAGGGAAGAGGGAAATGTGGAGAGTTCCACTCCAGAGGAGCCCCAGCACTCAGAAGAAAGTGCTGACAACAAGGTTGCAAATGAGGAAAAGTTTGTTGACTGCACTGATGGAAGAAGTGATAAAACAGCAGGTGACAGAACTGAAGAAGATGAGGTTGAGAACACAGTTCAGGGTCAGCCAAGGGAGACTGAGTCTGTGGGTTTAGAGGGGACAGAGTCACATGAAAGGGATGTCCCAGCAGAGTCACTTGAAAAGGAAGGCGGAGAACATCAGGCATTCATCCAACCAGCTTCTTCAGAGGACAGTCCTTCAGCATCACCAGAGGAACCAAGTACAGAAGGTAAAACTGAAGATGAAAGTTCTACAGCTGAGAAGGATGGACAGAAGGAAGAATTAatggaagagctggaggagtGTTCAGGTTCTACTGAAACAGGCGAGCAAGGTGTGGCATCTGTGGAGGCAGGAGACTGCATTCctgagggaaagggaagtgagctgcagcaggcacagccaggcacGGAGCTTGTGAGAGAGGTGACCATTCCAGAAACCCATTTAGACCTGAGTCCTTTAGATGAGAAAATTAACGAGTCAGAATCAGATACAGGGGAtgaggctggggaaggaaaggaaagtaGGACCGAATGTGTAGAAGATTTGAATCCAAAGGTAGAAATTCAAACAAGTCAGTGTAGTGAAGAAACAGCAGGTGGtacagaaggagagaaaaacgTTCCTTTAGAAGGTGAAGTGCAGAAGGTGGTTAAACAGGTAGAAGGTGAATCTGAAGAGGAGTCAGCTGTAGGTGTTACTGTAACTACTGAAAGCAAAGCCAGTAAAGAAATACGGAAAGAAAATGAGCAAGAGGTAGAGCTTGCAGACCACCCTGGTGGGGAATTTGCTTCTGAGGAAG GTGCAAATAATTCCCTGGCACAGAAGCCTGTGCAAGATGAAAATGTTAGTGAACAAGTTAAATTGGAGGAAGGTGCAAATAATTCCCTGGCACAGAAGCCTGTGCAAGATGAAAATGTTAGTGAACAAGTTAAATTGGAGGAAGGTGCAAATAATTCCCTGGCACAGAAGCCTGTGCAAGATGAAAATGTTAGTGAACAAGTTAAATTGGAGGAAGGTGCAAATAATTCCCTGGCACAGAAGCCTGTGCAAGATGAAAATGTTAGTGAACAAGTTAAATTGGAGGAAGGTGCAAATAGTTCCCTGGCACAGAAGCCTGTGCAAGATGAAAATGTTAGTGAACAAGTTAAATTGGAGGAAGGTGCAAATAGTTCCCTGGCACAGAAGCCTGTGCAAGATGAAAATGTTAGTGAACAAGTTAAATTGGAGGAAGGTGCAAATAATTACCTGGCACAGAAGCCTGTGCAGGGTGAAAACATTAGTGAACAAGTGGAATTGGAGGACCAAGCAGAGGAAAGCCTGGAAGATGATGGTGATGCATTTGATTTTGATGACGAGTCAAATCAAATATTAGAATCTAATGAAAAATGTGATGGAGAGAAAGCTGATACACAGGGAGAAGAGAGTGATGGAGCAAATGGTGCTGTTGGAAAAACTGCCCACACGGACAAAGcgggagagggaacagacaaAATGGAAACCAAAGATGCCTTGACCGAAGGTGAAGTCTTGCAGCATAAAAAAGATGAGCCCGAAGAAACATGGTGCTTACAAGGGGAAGCGTTGGGGAAAACTGATAAGGAGGCTGatgtggaggaagaggaaatcaAAGTATCAGATTCTAGTAAAGTGGAGAAATTACAGGATCAAGATGTTTTGGAACAGGATTTGCAAAGTGCTGGCATTAAGAGGGCTGAAAGCAGGGAGGATTTGCAGGCTGGTAGAAAGAGTAAGGGTAGATCCAGAGATGACTGTACAATCTCCTGA
- the LRRFIP1 gene encoding leucine-rich repeat flightless-interacting protein 1 isoform X8, which yields MGTPGAGRKRLPNRERLTAEDDALNQIAREAEARLAAKRAARAEAREIRMKELERQQKEIYQVQKKYYGLDTKWGDIEQWMEDSERYSRRARRNASASDEDERMSVGSRGSLRPSLLYSDALPARSYRASVYEESVYSGSRRYSAPSSRAPSEYSCYLGSGSRASSRASSARASPVIEERPEKDFEKGARTVSSLSAATLASLGGTSSRRGSGDTSISADTEASIREIKDSLAEVEEKYKKAMVSNAQLDNEKTNFMYQVDTLKDALLELEEQLAESRRQYEEKSKEFEREKHAHSILQFQFMEIKEALKQREEMLAEIQQLQQKQQSYVREISDLQETIEWKDKKIGALERQKDFFDSIRSERDDLRDEVVVLKEQLKKHGIIPDSDTATNGETSDILGNEGHLDSSRTVPGTTQALKTGGEGMLGKANEVEMKNEILEDVGKREILQNTEHEEHKEESEEEEVQTLHAAENAKAEQMVEERDTLPTVMLPESRFAEPAQSLTEPVSGSTSSNSDSDTDGLRKVTESLGTAVQQPESTEAEHHDLSTRTDENSELGSLQDHQIFETPQEMLCDSGTEQDLGEATLKQEEQEDLKSSHALSDNEMDEESDSTSESSELVSNQAGLPEGAVAGLLREEGNVESSTPEEPQHSEESADNKVANEEKFVDCTDGRSDKTAGDRTEEDEVENTVQGQPRETESVGLEGTESHERDVPAESLEKEGGEHQAFIQPASSEDSPSASPEEPSTEGKTEDESSTAEKDGQKEELMEELEECSGSTETGEQGVASVEAGDCIPEGKGSELQQAQPGTELVREVTIPETHLDLSPLDEKINESESDTGDEAGEGKESRTECVEDLNPKVEIQTSQCSEETAGGTEGEKNVPLEGEVQKVVKQVEGESEEESAVGVTVTTESKASKEIRKENEQEVELADHPGGEFASEEGANNSLAQKPVQDENVSEQVKLEEGANNSLAQKPVQDENVSEQVKLEEGANNSLAQKPVQDENVSEQVKLEEGANNSLAQKPVQDENVSEQVKLEEGANSSLAQKPVQDENVSEQVKLEEGANSSLAQKPVQDENVSEQVKLEEGANNYLAQKPVQGENISEQVELEDQAEESLEDDGDAFDFDDESNQILESNEKCDGEKADTQGEESDGANGAVGKTAHTDKAGEGTDKMETKDALTEGEVLQHKKDEPEETWCLQGEALGKTDKEADVEEEEIKVSDSSKVEKLQDQDVLEQDLQSAGIKRAESREDLQAGRKSKGRSRDDCTIS from the exons CCCTCCCTGCTGTACAGCGATGCCCTGCCAGCCAGGAGTTACAGG GCGTCTGTGTACGAGGAGAGCGTTTACAGCGGGAGCCGGCGCTATAGTGCCCCCAGTTCCCGCGCT CCTTCCGAGTACAGCTGCTACCTTGGTTCGGGATCTCGGGCATCCtccagagccagctctgctcgGGCCAGTCCAGTG ATTGAGGAAAGGCCAGAAAAAGACTTTGAGAAG GGAGCACGAACTGTCTCAAGTTTATCAGCAGCTACCTTGGCTTCTCTGGGCGGGACTTCTTCACGGAGAGGCAGTGGGGACACGTCCATCTCAGCTGACACAGAGGCATCCATCAGGGAAATCAAG GACTCTCTAGCTGAAGTTGAGGAGAAATACAAGAAGGCTATGGTGTCAAATGCTCAACTGGACAATGAGAAAACCAATTTCATGTACCAAGTGGACACCCTGAAGGATGCACTCTTAGAGTTagaggagcagctggcagaATCCAGGAGGCAATATGAAGAGAAAAGTAAA GAATTTGAGAGGGAGAAGCACGCTCATAGCATATTGCAGTTTCAGTTCATGGAAATCAAAGAGGCTttgaagcagagagaagaaatgcttGCA GAAATCCAACAGCTGCaacagaaacagcagagctATGTCAGGGAAATTTCCGATCTTCAGGAGACAATAGAGTGGAAGGACAAAAAAATAGGG GCACTAGAGAGGCAGAAAGATTTCTTTGATTCCATAAGGAGTGAGCGGGATGACCTTAGAGACGAAGTGGTTGTGCTGAAGGAGCAACTGAAG aaacatggaataaTCCCAGACTCTGATACAGCCACCAACGGGGAGACATCAGACATTCTGGGTAACGAAGGACACTTGGATTCTTCCCGAACTGTTCCAGGCACAACTCAGGCATTAAAGACAGGAGGGGAGGGGATGCTAG GCAAAGCCAATGAAGTGGagatgaaaaatgagattttggaGGAtgtggggaaaagagaaatcttGCAGAATACTGAGCATGAGGAACACAAAGAGGagtctgaggaggaggaagtaCAGACATTGCATGCTGCTGAAAATGCAAAGGCAGAACAAATGGTTGAAGAACGGGACACCCTGCCAACAGTGATGTTACCAGAGAGTAGGTTTGCAGAGCCAGCTCAAAGCCTCACAGAACCTGTGTCAGGGAGCACTTCTTCAAATAGTGATAGTGACACAGATGGCTTGAGAAAGGTCACAGAgtccctgggcacagcagtcCAGCAGCCTGAGAGTACAGAGGCTGAACACCATGACTTGAGTACAAGGACAGACGAGAACTCGGAGCTGGGCTCTCTGCAAGACCACCAGATTTTTGAGACTCCTCAGGAAATGCTTTGTGACTCAGGTACAGAGCAGGACCTGGGAGAAGCCACACTCAAGCAGGAAGAACAAGAGGATCTTAAAAGCAGCCATGCCCTGAGTGATAATGAAATGGATGAAGAATCTGACAGTACAAGTGAGAGCAGTGAGTTGGTTTCTAACCAGGCAGGGCTACCTGAGGGAGCAGTGGCAGGCTTGCTTAGGGAAGAGGGAAATGTGGAGAGTTCCACTCCAGAGGAGCCCCAGCACTCAGAAGAAAGTGCTGACAACAAGGTTGCAAATGAGGAAAAGTTTGTTGACTGCACTGATGGAAGAAGTGATAAAACAGCAGGTGACAGAACTGAAGAAGATGAGGTTGAGAACACAGTTCAGGGTCAGCCAAGGGAGACTGAGTCTGTGGGTTTAGAGGGGACAGAGTCACATGAAAGGGATGTCCCAGCAGAGTCACTTGAAAAGGAAGGCGGAGAACATCAGGCATTCATCCAACCAGCTTCTTCAGAGGACAGTCCTTCAGCATCACCAGAGGAACCAAGTACAGAAGGTAAAACTGAAGATGAAAGTTCTACAGCTGAGAAGGATGGACAGAAGGAAGAATTAatggaagagctggaggagtGTTCAGGTTCTACTGAAACAGGCGAGCAAGGTGTGGCATCTGTGGAGGCAGGAGACTGCATTCctgagggaaagggaagtgagctgcagcaggcacagccaggcacGGAGCTTGTGAGAGAGGTGACCATTCCAGAAACCCATTTAGACCTGAGTCCTTTAGATGAGAAAATTAACGAGTCAGAATCAGATACAGGGGAtgaggctggggaaggaaaggaaagtaGGACCGAATGTGTAGAAGATTTGAATCCAAAGGTAGAAATTCAAACAAGTCAGTGTAGTGAAGAAACAGCAGGTGGtacagaaggagagaaaaacgTTCCTTTAGAAGGTGAAGTGCAGAAGGTGGTTAAACAGGTAGAAGGTGAATCTGAAGAGGAGTCAGCTGTAGGTGTTACTGTAACTACTGAAAGCAAAGCCAGTAAAGAAATACGGAAAGAAAATGAGCAAGAGGTAGAGCTTGCAGACCACCCTGGTGGGGAATTTGCTTCTGAGGAAG GTGCAAATAATTCCCTGGCACAGAAGCCTGTGCAAGATGAAAATGTTAGTGAACAAGTTAAATTGGAGGAAGGTGCAAATAATTCCCTGGCACAGAAGCCTGTGCAAGATGAAAATGTTAGTGAACAAGTTAAATTGGAGGAAGGTGCAAATAATTCCCTGGCACAGAAGCCTGTGCAAGATGAAAATGTTAGTGAACAAGTTAAATTGGAGGAAGGTGCAAATAATTCCCTGGCACAGAAGCCTGTGCAAGATGAAAATGTTAGTGAACAAGTTAAATTGGAGGAAGGTGCAAATAGTTCCCTGGCACAGAAGCCTGTGCAAGATGAAAATGTTAGTGAACAAGTTAAATTGGAGGAAGGTGCAAATAGTTCCCTGGCACAGAAGCCTGTGCAAGATGAAAATGTTAGTGAACAAGTTAAATTGGAGGAAGGTGCAAATAATTACCTGGCACAGAAGCCTGTGCAGGGTGAAAACATTAGTGAACAAGTGGAATTGGAGGACCAAGCAGAGGAAAGCCTGGAAGATGATGGTGATGCATTTGATTTTGATGACGAGTCAAATCAAATATTAGAATCTAATGAAAAATGTGATGGAGAGAAAGCTGATACACAGGGAGAAGAGAGTGATGGAGCAAATGGTGCTGTTGGAAAAACTGCCCACACGGACAAAGcgggagagggaacagacaaAATGGAAACCAAAGATGCCTTGACCGAAGGTGAAGTCTTGCAGCATAAAAAAGATGAGCCCGAAGAAACATGGTGCTTACAAGGGGAAGCGTTGGGGAAAACTGATAAGGAGGCTGatgtggaggaagaggaaatcaAAGTATCAGATTCTAGTAAAGTGGAGAAATTACAGGATCAAGATGTTTTGGAACAGGATTTGCAAAGTGCTGGCATTAAGAGGGCTGAAAGCAGGGAGGATTTGCAGGCTGGTAGAAAGAGTAAGGGTAGATCCAGAGATGACTGTACAATCTCCTGA